The following proteins are co-located in the Diaphorobacter sp. HDW4B genome:
- a CDS encoding DMT family transporter, translated as MTTSHALAAPEQRSWMPEFLLLSAIWGASFLFMRMGAAEFGPFPTAGLRVILAALFLIPVMVLKGEWSALRKHWKRVLLAGVINSAIPFALFAWAVMHITTGLTSILNATVPLFGALVAWVWLGERIQRLRWVGLLLGFLGVALLAWKAPGGAGMKNDDAIWAIGACLCASICYAIAANFAKRYLVGVPALASATGSLIGASLCLVIPTIICWPAQMPGPRAWSAVIAIAILCTGIAYFLYFRLIANAGPSRAVAVTFLAPAFAVLYGTVFLHETVTLWMLGCGLVIVCGTMLSTGLIGHRRDAK; from the coding sequence ATGACCACCTCCCACGCTCTGGCCGCTCCGGAGCAGCGCTCCTGGATGCCCGAATTCCTGCTGCTGTCCGCCATCTGGGGCGCTTCGTTCCTCTTCATGCGCATGGGCGCCGCGGAGTTCGGCCCGTTTCCCACGGCTGGCCTGCGCGTGATCTTGGCAGCGCTGTTCCTGATTCCAGTCATGGTGCTCAAGGGCGAGTGGTCCGCGCTTCGCAAACACTGGAAGCGCGTGCTGCTCGCAGGCGTGATCAACTCGGCGATCCCGTTTGCGCTCTTCGCCTGGGCAGTGATGCACATCACGACGGGGCTGACGTCGATTCTCAACGCCACCGTGCCGCTGTTCGGCGCGTTGGTCGCGTGGGTCTGGCTGGGCGAGCGCATTCAGCGCCTGCGCTGGGTGGGGCTGCTGCTGGGCTTTCTAGGCGTTGCGCTACTGGCGTGGAAGGCTCCCGGCGGTGCGGGCATGAAGAATGATGACGCGATCTGGGCCATTGGCGCCTGTCTGTGCGCATCCATCTGCTACGCCATCGCCGCCAACTTTGCCAAGCGCTATCTGGTGGGCGTGCCGGCACTCGCCTCGGCCACCGGCAGCCTGATCGGAGCCAGCCTCTGCCTTGTCATCCCCACAATCATTTGCTGGCCCGCGCAGATGCCCGGCCCGCGCGCCTGGAGCGCGGTGATCGCCATCGCCATTCTCTGCACCGGCATCGCCTACTTTCTGTATTTCCGGCTGATCGCCAATGCCGGGCCGAGCAGAGCCGTGGCAGTCACCTTTCTGGCTCCCGCCTTTGCCGTGCTTTATGGCACGGTCTTTCTCCACGAGACGGTCACGCTGTGGATGCTGGGCTGCGGTCTGGTCATTGTGTGCGGAACCATGTTGTCTACCGGGTTGATTGGACACAGGCGCGACGCGAAGTAG